In Orcinus orca chromosome 15, mOrcOrc1.1, whole genome shotgun sequence, the DNA window ccaaAGCCAGAAACATAACTGGAATGACTcaaccaggaagagaaaataagggacaaagagaaaacaaaaatttgcttgagaaaagaaattaagacaaacCATTTACAACTTTCATTTAGATCTAAGGCAGTACACTCCGACCCGACTCGCTCGGCCAGGAGGGACACTGAAACTACTCAGAACAACAAAGAGCAGCGGCGGCCGCTGCAGGAGTCCCAGTCCGAGTTCAACTTGATTCCGCGACAAACTGCGAAGGGAGTTCGGGGCCGGAGGACCGACCCCGGAGACCGACGGACACGAGGCACCACGGCTCGGTCCGACCCGCGCCGGGGCCGTCGGCCCGTCAGGCGGCCGCGCTGGTTCTCCGGGCCGGCCCGCCGGCCTCCCGCGCGCTACACGCAGCCGCCACCGCCACCGCCGGGGGCCCGCCCCGGGGCGGGGAAGCCGCGGGCGGGGTGCGCGGGCCCGGtcgggagaaggggaggggacatGGCGCGTTACCTGGGCTCGGGCGACGGCAAGGGGCGTCCGCTCTCCCGCGGCGGTTCGTCCGCGGGGGCGCCGGGCCCGTCCCTCCCCCGGCGGCCCGGAGCGCTCCTCGGCCCCCGCGCTGAGGCGTCCGGGCCAGGCCGCCCCTCCTCGGCGCCGCGCCGCTGCCCGCGCGGGCCGGGCCGCCTCGAGCTCCCGGACCGCCCCGCGGCAGGGGGCCCCTCTCGCGGGGCGCCCGGCTCCCGGCACCCGCTCCCGCCCCCTGGGCGGCCGTGCAGCCGAGGGGAGGGCGGGAAGGGCCTCCGGAGGAGAGCGGGGGGCCGCGAACGCGGGCTCCGCCACCCGAGCCACTCCGTTACCGCAGCGGCGACGACGACCAGGGCCGTGTTGTTGCTGCCAACTTGTCGAGAGGACACTGAGCATGCGCGCGCAGAGACCACATCCGGGTAATTTCAGGGTTTGGCCCTTTTCCCCCTcagctttcctttctcttggctGCCCCCGCCTCCAGCCGGAGTGACGAGGGTCGTTCTGCGCAGGCGCCCGCGGGGCAGCACAGTCGGCGGGGAGCCCCGAGTCCCAACCTGGGATCGCCCTGGCCGAGGGCACTTCCCGCAAAGGTCGGGGGAAAGGCTGCTTGGAGGGAGTGGTCATCAGACAAATGGGCGTCCCTTTGCCAAAAAGTTCCCAAGCAGCGCGGGAGAACTCGGCGTGTAGTGGGTGTCCAGTAAGTTTATAAATAGCGATCAAAAGGGCCTCGTTTATGAGGACCAGCGTGGGCACAAAAATTAGACTTTAATAGCTtgctctggggagaaggtggttgTAGCGGTTTAGTACTTTGGAAAGAGACtaagatgactgcagccctgggtCACTAGATCCAAATGTGTTTAAACTCTTGAGATGCCTTCTTAGGTTGAAAAGGTGCGCAGGCCAATAATGGAACCATAGATTTGAGAGCCTGGACAGGTGTTACGAAAAGTCAGTGGTTCCTGTTGGAAGAGATTTAGTCAGACCTCGGAGTTGGAAGGGACTTTCAAGG includes these proteins:
- the LOC125961284 gene encoding translation initiation factor IF-2-like, with translation MGEFGAGGPTPETDGHEAPRLGPTRAGAVGPSGGRAGSPGRPAGLPRATRSRHRHRRGPAPGRGSRGRGARARSGEGEGTWRVTWARATARGVRSPAAVRPRGRRARPSPGGPERSSAPALRRPGQAAPPRRRAAARAGRAASSSRTAPRQGAPLAGRPAPGTRSRPLGGRAAEGRAGRASGGERGAANAGSATRATPLPQRRRRPGPCCCCQLVERTLSMRAQRPHPDSQMKKLRQKRDEIIYSRPHCSFTSESMLPSTTPVVLPRRRQPPCPDCWLPHTMGCRSRTLLQTCKLHPLNHCLCC